Proteins encoded together in one Amblyomma americanum isolate KBUSLIRL-KWMA chromosome 1, ASM5285725v1, whole genome shotgun sequence window:
- the LOC144096696 gene encoding piwi-like protein 1, which yields MEKNNCDRAPPPVGRARGRSRGRARAVVVLPGAQAAPTVPQFPAAMAPLAALPRERGVLRPATVSLPSMPALDSVAGLSSSVHRMAIGHGAPLQQMAAIAPSAVVPQQFHFSTAVTPGDSGDGGRPEIRRRRDEFAVIETRPAHIDNNRGTSGSPIKVLANYFRLISMPKCSIHQYHVQFTPTVESSRMRRTLLVDYMDMFEKCLVFDGMSELMSPTRLPQDITEVFPQRRTDGMTICVRFKWVQELAPTNPDVLRLFNTQMRRNLEHLDFVQINRHFFDKRAVWIVPQYGFELWQGLVTAIGQHESGVMLRTNPLHKVLRRDSVYDLMSQIEHVPNYKEECVKRVAGCIVVTPYNGKTYRVDDIDWDKNPACTFETMEGPKTYADYYRVQYEKRIRDMRQPLLVCRPKDKDLRAGRTQNIYLVPELCVLTELTEEMRANVSMMRDLAQHTDVEPSKWVRNLLEFMARINNNEAIRNDMDSWDLLYDDSLVRIDARVLPPEKVMQGSNAYRYSAATADFSRETRDRPLHVAVAVESWLVICHRREETNVTEFVRTLMSVCPPMGVKIGQPRLVLLDDDGPTDFVQALHQLARGGNIQLALIVLHNNRKDRYDIIMKEACVDLGLHTQVVLARTIGNSTNIHSVATNVAVQLNCKLGGEAWCLEIPLVSTMVIGYDTCPDSSTHNRSAGAFVVKRWEIDEVVASLQALFPGVEPKLAFVVVTKRISTRFFLPDREHVTNPPPGTVVDSEVTRPGRYDFFLVSQSVRQGAVAPTYYNVIYDTTGLKPDDVQRLVYKLTHLYFNWPGTIRVPAPCQYARKLAFLAGQSLHAEPHPRLSSTLFYL from the exons ATGGAAAAAAACAACTGCGATCGAGCACCTCCGCCCGTCGGTCGCGCTCGCGGCCGTTCGCGCGGAAGGGCAAGGGCTGTGGTCGTATTGCCCGGAGCACAGGCGGCACCTACGGTGCCTCAATTTCCTGCTGCCATGGCGCCGCTAGCGGCTTTGCCAAGGGAGCGTGGTGTTTTGAGGCCTGCGACGGTGTCCTTGCCGTCGATGCCCGCCCTCGACAGCGTGGCGGGCCTGTCGTCCTCCGTCCACAGGATGGCCATTGGACACGGGGCGCCCCTCCAGCAGATGGCGGCGATAGCCCCTTCAGCTGTGGTGCCGCAG CAGTTCCACTTCAGTACGGCCGTCACACCTGGCGACAGTGGCGACGGCGGCCGCCCAGAGATCCGGCGTCGCCGCGACGAGTTCGCCGTCATCGAGACGCGGCCTGCGCACATCGACAACAATAGGGGCACTTCGGGCAGCCCCATCAAGGTTTTGGCCAACTACTTCCGACTGATCTCCATGCCTAAATGCTCTATCCACCAATACCACGTGCAGTTCACGCCGACGGTGGAGTCTAGTCGCATGCGGCGCACACTGCTCGTGGACTACATGGACATGTTCGAAAAGTGTCTCGTGTTCGACGGCATGTCTGAGCTAATGTCGCCAACGCGGCTGCCCCAAGATATTACCGAGGTGTTCCCACAGCGGCGCACCGACGGCATGACCATCTGCGTCCGCTTCAAGTGGGTCCAGGAACTAGCCCCGACCAACCCGGACGTTCTGCGCCTGTTCAACACGCAGATGCGCCGCAACCTGGAGCACCTGGACTTTGTGCAGATCAACCGGCACTTCTTCGACAAGCGCGCCGTGTGGATCGTTCCGCAGTACGGGTTCGAGCTGTGGCAGGGGCTCGTCACTGCCATTGGTCAGCACGAGTCGGGCGTCATGTTAAGGACGAACCCTTTGCACAAGGTGTTGCGTCGCGACAGCGTCTATGACCTCATGTCTCAGATCGAGCACGTCCCGAACTACAAGGAGGAGTGCGTGAAACGGGTGGCGGGCTGCATTGTCGTGACGCCCTACAACGGCAAGACCTACAGGGTGGACGACATTGACTGGGACAAGAACCCGGCCTGCACCTTTGAAACCATGGAGGGGCCCAAGACGTACGCCGACTACTACCGG GTTCAGTACGAGAAGCGCATCCGCGACATGCGCCAGCCACTGCTGGTGTGCCGTCCCAAAGACAAGGACCTGCGCGCCGGCCGCACGCAGAACATCTACCTGGTGCCGGAGCTGTGTGTCCTGACGGAACTCACTGAGGAG ATGCGGGCCAACGTGTCCATGATGCGGGACCTGGCTCAGCACACCGATGTGGAGCCTTCCAAATGGGTTCGGAATCTGCTCGAGTTCATGGCACGCATCAACAACAACGAAGCTATCCGCAACGATATGGACAGCTGGGATCTCCTGTACGACGACTCACTCGTCAGAATCGACGCCCGCGTTCTGCCGCCCGAGAAGGTGATGCAGGGTAGCAACGCGTACCGCTACAGCGCGGCCACGGCGGACTTCTCGCGCGAGACGCGCGACCGACCGCTGCACGTGGCCGTCGCCGTCGAGTCGTGGCTCGTCATCTGCCACCGGCGCGAGGAGACCAACGTGACGGAGTTCGTGCGCACCCTGATGTCCGTGTGCCCGCCCATGGGCGTCAAGATCGGGCAGCCGCGCCTGGTGCTGCTGGATGACGACGGGCCCACCGACTTTGTGCAAGCACTGCACCAGCTTGCCAGAGGGGGCAATATCCAACTGGCTCTGATCGTGCTTCACAACAACCGCAAGGACCGCTACGACATCATCATGAAGGAGGCCTGCGTCGACCTCGGCCTCCACACGCAG GTGGTCCTCGCCCGCACCATCGGCAACAGCACTAACATCCACTCGGTGGCCACCAATGTTGCGGTGCAGCTGAACTGCAAGCTGGGCGGCGAGGCCTGGTGCCTGGAGATCCCGCTGGTCAGCACCATGGTTATCGGCTACGACACCTGCCCGGATTCGAGCACGCACAATCGCTCTGCGGGTGCCTTCGTG GTGAAGCGGTGGGAGATCGACGAGGTCGTGGCCTCGCTGCAGGCACTCTTCCCGGGCGTGGAGCCCAAGCTGGCCTTCGTGGTGGTGACCAAGCGCATCTCGACGCGCTTCTTCCTGCCGGACCGTGAGCACGTGACCAACCCGCCGCCGGGCACCGTGGTCGACAGCGAGGTGACGCGCCCCGGGCGCTACGACTTCTTCTTGGTGTCGCAGAGCGTGCGCCAGGGCGCCGTGGCCCCGACCTACTACAACGTCATCTACGACACGACGGGCCTCAAGCCGGACGACGTGCAGCGCCTGGTCTACAAGCTGACCCACTTGTACTTCAACTGGCCGGGCACTATCCGCGTGCCGGCCCCGTGCCAGTACGCCCGCAAGCTGGCCTTCCTCGCCGGCCAGTCGCTGCACGCTGAGCCCCACCCGCGCCTTTCCTCCACCCTCTTTTACCTCTAA